From a region of the Mycobacterium intracellulare ATCC 13950 genome:
- the mftG gene encoding mycofactocin dehydrogenase MftG gives MTAAVSHSDVLIVGAGSAGSVVAERLSADADRTVTVLETGPALDDPGLLAQTANGLQLPIGVGSPLVRRYQTHLTDEPVRQHPLVRGATVGGSGAINGGYFCRGLPRDFDRIGLPGWGWSEVLDSFRAIETDLDFDGPAHGDSGPILVRRTHEMTGTTERFITAAQRAGFGWIADLNDVAAEPISGIGAVPLNIVDGVRRGSGTAYLIPALSRPNLRLHARTRAVRLRFAGSVAVGVDAIGPDGHTVFTADRIVLCGGAIETAHLLMLSGIGDPDALAAAGVPVVAALPVGASFSDHAEWVLPTDWTVAPGRPVLEVVLSTADGLEIRPYTGGFVAMTGDGTAGHADWPHIGVALMQPRARGRITLVSPDPDVAPRIEHRYDSEPDDVADLRRGIDLAHELAGSTIGSATAVWSTSQHLCGTAPMGVDGDPRAVVDPLCRVYGIDNLWVIDGSVLPTITSRGPHATIVMIGHRASEFVSTR, from the coding sequence TTGACCGCAGCCGTCTCGCACAGCGATGTGCTGATCGTCGGCGCCGGCAGTGCTGGATCGGTTGTCGCCGAACGCCTTTCCGCCGACGCGGACCGCACGGTCACCGTCCTCGAGACGGGCCCCGCCCTCGACGATCCGGGCCTGCTCGCCCAGACCGCCAACGGTCTGCAGCTGCCGATCGGCGTCGGCAGCCCCCTGGTCCGGCGCTATCAGACCCACCTCACCGACGAACCCGTCCGCCAGCACCCCCTGGTGCGGGGGGCCACGGTGGGCGGATCGGGAGCCATCAACGGCGGCTACTTCTGCCGCGGATTGCCCCGCGACTTCGACCGCATCGGCCTACCGGGCTGGGGATGGTCCGAGGTGCTGGACAGCTTCCGGGCCATCGAGACCGACCTGGACTTCGACGGTCCCGCCCACGGCGACAGCGGCCCCATCCTGGTGCGCCGCACCCACGAGATGACGGGAACCACGGAGCGTTTCATCACCGCCGCCCAGCGCGCCGGATTCGGCTGGATCGCCGACCTCAACGACGTTGCGGCTGAACCAATTTCGGGGATAGGCGCCGTCCCGCTCAACATCGTCGACGGCGTGCGCAGGGGGTCCGGCACCGCGTATCTCATCCCGGCGCTGAGCCGGCCGAACCTGCGCCTGCACGCGCGGACCCGGGCGGTGCGGCTGCGCTTCGCCGGGAGCGTCGCGGTGGGCGTGGACGCGATCGGGCCGGACGGCCACACCGTGTTCACTGCCGACCGAATCGTGTTGTGCGGCGGCGCCATTGAAACGGCGCATCTCCTCATGCTCTCGGGCATCGGCGACCCCGACGCGCTGGCGGCCGCCGGGGTGCCGGTGGTCGCGGCGCTGCCGGTGGGGGCGTCGTTCAGCGATCACGCCGAGTGGGTGCTGCCCACCGACTGGACGGTGGCCCCCGGGCGCCCGGTGCTCGAGGTGGTGCTGAGCACGGCCGACGGCCTCGAGATCAGGCCGTACACCGGTGGATTCGTGGCGATGACCGGCGACGGCACCGCCGGGCACGCCGATTGGCCGCACATCGGGGTGGCCCTCATGCAACCGCGCGCGCGGGGCCGCATCACGCTGGTCTCGCCGGATCCCGACGTGGCGCCGCGCATCGAGCACCGCTACGACAGCGAGCCCGACGACGTCGCGGACCTGCGCCGGGGCATCGACTTGGCCCACGAATTGGCCGGCAGCACAATCGGTTCCGCGACGGCGGTCTGGTCCACCTCGCAGCATCTGTGCGGCACCGCGCCGATGGGTGTCGACGGCGACCCGCGGGCCGTCGTCGACCCCCTGTGCCGGGTCTACGGCATCGACAACCTGTGGGTGATCGACGGCTCGGTCCTGCCCACGATCACCAGCCGCGGTCCGCACGCCACCATCGTGATGATCGGGCACCGGGCGTCAGAATTCGTTTCGACCCGATAG
- the mftC gene encoding mycofactocin radical SAM maturase (MftC is a radical SAM/SPASM enzyme that catalyzes the first two steps in biosynthesis of the electron carrier mycofactocin from the terminal Val-Tyr dipeptide of the precursor peptide MftA.): MTAPTQAAVPRLIEQFEHGLDAPICLTWELTYACNLACVHCLSSSGKRDPRELSTRQCMDIIDELERMQVFYVNIGGGEPTVRPDFWELVDYATAHHVGVKFSTNGVRITPEVAARLAASDYVDVQISLDGATAEVNDAVRGPGSFDMAVRALENLADAGFKDAKISVVVTRHNVDQLDEFAALASRYGATLRITRLRPSGRGADVWEELHPTADQQVQLYDWLVAKGERVLTGDSFFHLAPLGQSGALAGLNMCGAGRVVCLIDPVGDVYACPFAIHDRFLAGNVLSDGGFDNVWKNAPLFRELREPQSAGACGSCGHYDSCRGGCMAAKFFTGLPLDGPDPECVQGHSASALAHDRETPRPRADHSRGKRIRQPVPLTLSLRPPTVTPAAPPARLCNESPV, from the coding sequence ATGACCGCACCGACCCAAGCGGCCGTACCGCGGCTGATCGAGCAGTTCGAGCACGGGCTCGACGCCCCCATCTGCCTCACCTGGGAGCTCACCTACGCCTGCAACCTGGCCTGCGTGCACTGCCTGTCGTCGTCGGGCAAGCGGGATCCGCGCGAGCTGTCCACCCGTCAGTGCATGGACATCATCGACGAGCTGGAACGCATGCAGGTGTTCTACGTCAACATCGGTGGTGGGGAACCCACTGTGCGCCCGGACTTTTGGGAGCTCGTCGACTACGCGACCGCCCATCACGTCGGCGTCAAGTTCTCCACCAACGGCGTCCGGATCACGCCCGAGGTCGCCGCGCGGTTGGCGGCCAGCGACTACGTCGACGTCCAGATCTCGCTGGACGGCGCCACCGCCGAGGTCAATGACGCGGTGCGTGGACCCGGGTCGTTCGACATGGCGGTGCGGGCGCTGGAAAACCTGGCCGACGCCGGCTTCAAAGACGCCAAGATCTCGGTGGTCGTCACGCGGCACAACGTCGACCAGCTCGACGAATTCGCCGCGCTGGCAAGCCGTTACGGCGCCACGCTGCGGATCACCCGGCTGCGCCCGTCCGGGCGCGGCGCCGATGTCTGGGAGGAGCTGCACCCCACCGCCGACCAGCAGGTCCAGCTGTACGACTGGCTGGTCGCCAAGGGCGAGCGGGTGCTCACCGGCGACTCCTTCTTCCACCTGGCCCCGCTCGGTCAGTCCGGCGCGCTGGCCGGCCTGAACATGTGCGGCGCGGGCCGCGTCGTGTGCCTGATCGACCCCGTCGGCGACGTGTACGCGTGCCCGTTCGCCATCCATGACCGCTTCCTGGCCGGAAACGTGCTGTCGGACGGCGGCTTTGACAACGTGTGGAAGAACGCCCCGTTGTTCCGCGAGCTGCGCGAACCGCAGTCGGCGGGCGCCTGCGGCAGTTGCGGGCATTACGACAGCTGCCGGGGCGGCTGCATGGCGGCCAAGTTCTTCACCGGCCTGCCGCTGGACGGGCCGGACCCCGAATGCGTCCAGGGCCACAGCGCGTCGGCGCTGGCGCACGACCGCGAGACGCCGCGCCCCCGGGCCGACCACTCCCGCGGCAAGCGCATCCGCCAACCGGTGCCGCTCACGTTGTCGCTGCGGCCACCGACGGTCACGCCCGCGGCGCCGCCGGCGCGCCTGTGTAATGAAAGCCCGGTGTGA
- a CDS encoding TetR/AcrR family transcriptional regulator yields the protein MTVDAVTRTANVARATLYRHFPSGNDLLAAAFNSLIPASPTPPAEGSLRDRLVAVVLAQAESVAHAPTLMTAMSWLALGRDLEGLPEPRHSANADSAAITTLRERIAQQYAEPFDVIFDSPEAAELGEVDRSRAIAMLIGPLVLGRLSTLPDFDYRECALAAVDGFLHVQTNRANAANTESAGA from the coding sequence GTGACGGTCGACGCGGTCACCCGCACCGCCAACGTGGCCAGGGCGACCCTGTATCGCCACTTTCCGAGCGGAAACGACTTGCTGGCAGCGGCTTTCAACAGCCTGATACCGGCGTCACCGACCCCGCCGGCCGAGGGATCGCTGCGGGACCGGCTGGTCGCGGTGGTGTTGGCCCAGGCCGAATCCGTGGCCCACGCGCCCACCCTCATGACGGCGATGTCCTGGCTGGCGCTGGGGCGTGACCTGGAGGGGCTGCCCGAACCCCGGCACAGCGCCAATGCCGACAGCGCGGCGATCACCACCCTGCGCGAGCGGATCGCTCAGCAGTACGCGGAGCCGTTCGACGTCATCTTCGACAGCCCGGAGGCCGCCGAGCTGGGCGAGGTGGACCGATCCCGGGCGATCGCCATGCTCATCGGACCCCTGGTGCTCGGCCGCCTGTCCACCCTGCCCGATTTCGACTACCGCGAATGCGCGCTGGCGGCGGTCGACGGCTTCCTCCACGTCCAGACCAATCGGGCTAACGCAGCGAATACCGAATCGGCAGGTGCTTGA
- the mftB gene encoding mycofactocin biosynthesis chaperone MftB (MftB, a small protein, is a peptide chaperone that assists the radical SAM enzyme MftC in performing two modifications to the C-terminal Val-Tyr dipeptide of the mycofactocin precursor peptide, MftA. MftB's role is analogous to the role of PqqD in the biosynthesis of PQQ, a cofactor that derives entirely from a Tyr and a Glu in the precursor PqqA.), which translates to MRGLLTVPAPAQAETARPAGDTVFDPDRGWRLHPQVAVRPEPFGALLYHFGTRKLSFLKNRTILTVVQSLAEHPDVRSACRAAGIDDAGQGPYLHALGVLVDSKMLVPREDHQ; encoded by the coding sequence GTGCGGGGTCTACTGACCGTGCCTGCGCCCGCGCAGGCCGAAACGGCTCGCCCCGCCGGCGACACCGTGTTCGATCCTGATCGCGGCTGGCGACTGCACCCGCAGGTGGCGGTGCGGCCGGAACCGTTCGGCGCGCTGCTCTATCACTTCGGCACCCGCAAGCTGTCGTTTTTGAAGAACCGCACCATCCTCACGGTGGTGCAGTCGCTGGCCGAGCACCCCGACGTCCGCTCCGCTTGTCGCGCGGCGGGCATCGACGACGCGGGGCAGGGTCCCTACCTGCACGCGCTGGGTGTGCTCGTCGACTCCAAGATGCTGGTGCCCCGGGAGGACCATCAATGA
- the mftF gene encoding mycofactocin biosynthesis glycosyltransferase MftF (Members of this protein family, MftF, are glycosyltransferases, members of PF00535 (glycosyl transferase family 2). The encoding gene is found as part of the mycofactocin cassette, in Mycobacterium tuberculosis, many other Actinobacteria, and occasional members of other lineages. Mycofactocin itself, a putative redox carrier, is a heavily modified derivative of the C-terminal Val-Tyr dipeptide of the mycofactocin precursor MftA (TIGR03969).), whose amino-acid sequence MTSSAPRLPDGFAVQVDRRVRVLGDGSALLGGSPTRLLKLAPAAQDMLCDGRLKVRDDLSAQLARTLLDATVAHPRPAGGPSHHDVTVVIPVRNNLSGVRRLVSSLRGLRVVVVDDGSFNAVEPEDFVGAHCDIEVLRHHRSKGPAAARNTGLAACRTDFVAFLDSDVAPRRGWLEALLGHFCDPTVGLVAPRIVGLSHNENVVARYEAVHSSLDLGEREAPVLPHSTVSYVPSAAIICRCSAIREVGGFDETLQSGEDVDLCWRLIESGVRLRYEPIALVAHDHRTELRDWLARKAFYGGSAAPLSVRHPDKTAPVVISGWALMTWTLMAFGSTLSRLASIVLAVLTGRRIARAMRSAETSMTDVAMIAGRGLWSAALQLASALCRHYWPLALMAATMSRHFRRVVLVAAVMDGVVDWLRRRDAVGDDVEPIGLPTYLVLKRVDDLAYGLGLWWGVLRERNVRALKPQIRS is encoded by the coding sequence ATGACCTCCTCGGCGCCCCGGCTGCCCGACGGCTTCGCGGTCCAGGTCGACCGCCGCGTGCGGGTGCTCGGCGACGGCTCGGCGCTGCTCGGCGGTTCGCCGACCCGGCTGCTGAAGCTGGCCCCGGCGGCACAGGACATGCTCTGCGACGGCCGGCTGAAGGTGCGCGACGACCTCAGCGCCCAGCTCGCCCGCACCCTGCTGGACGCCACGGTCGCGCATCCCAGGCCCGCCGGCGGGCCGTCGCACCACGACGTGACCGTGGTAATCCCGGTGCGCAACAACCTTTCTGGCGTGCGCCGGCTGGTGAGCTCGCTGCGCGGGCTGCGCGTCGTCGTGGTCGACGACGGCTCGTTCAACGCCGTCGAGCCCGAAGACTTCGTCGGCGCGCACTGCGACATCGAGGTGTTGCGCCACCACCGCAGCAAGGGCCCGGCGGCGGCCCGCAACACCGGGCTGGCGGCCTGCCGGACGGACTTCGTGGCGTTCCTGGATTCCGACGTCGCGCCGCGCCGGGGCTGGCTGGAGGCCCTGCTCGGTCACTTCTGCGACCCCACCGTCGGCCTGGTCGCGCCGCGCATCGTCGGCCTGTCGCACAACGAGAACGTGGTGGCGCGCTACGAGGCCGTGCACTCCTCGCTCGACCTCGGTGAGCGCGAGGCCCCGGTGTTGCCCCACAGCACGGTGTCGTATGTCCCCAGCGCGGCCATCATCTGTCGGTGCTCGGCCATCCGGGAGGTCGGCGGGTTCGACGAGACGTTGCAGTCCGGCGAGGACGTCGACCTGTGCTGGCGGCTGATCGAGTCGGGCGTCCGGCTGCGTTACGAGCCGATCGCGCTGGTGGCCCACGACCACCGCACCGAATTGCGGGATTGGCTCGCGCGCAAAGCATTTTATGGCGGCTCGGCCGCCCCGCTGTCGGTGCGCCACCCGGACAAGACGGCGCCGGTGGTGATCTCCGGCTGGGCGCTGATGACCTGGACGCTGATGGCCTTCGGGTCCACGCTGTCGCGGCTGGCGTCCATCGTGCTGGCCGTCCTGACGGGGCGGCGCATCGCGCGGGCGATGCGCAGCGCGGAGACGTCGATGACCGATGTCGCCATGATCGCGGGCCGCGGCCTGTGGTCGGCGGCGCTGCAGCTGGCGTCGGCGCTGTGCCGGCACTACTGGCCGCTGGCGCTGATGGCCGCGACCATGTCGCGGCACTTCCGGCGGGTGGTACTGGTCGCGGCCGTCATGGACGGGGTGGTCGACTGGCTGCGCCGCCGGGACGCCGTCGGCGACGACGTCGAACCGATCGGGCTGCCGACCTATCTGGTGCTCAAGCGCGTCGACGACCTGGCGTACGGTCTCGGGTTGTGGTGGGGTGTGCTACGGGAGCGCAACGTGCGCGCCCTGAAACCCCAGATCCGCAGTTAG
- a CDS encoding cytochrome P450, translating into MSTPTVDPETAQAVKVFADPIAYADEPRLHAALAHLRAHAPVSLVDCPPYRPFWAITKHADVMEIERANDLFLNEPRPLLAPAEADDFARAQLDAGMGLRTLIHMDDPRHRVVRAIGADWFRPKAMRALKVRVDELAKSYVDKMMAAGGECDFVQEVAVNYPLYVILSLLGLPESDFPRMLRLTQELFGGDDEEFKRGTTPEEQMQILLDFFGYFSDLTAARRAHPTDDLASAIANARVDGEPLSDVDTASYYVIIATAGHDTTSATIAGGLQALIENPDQRARLTADPALMPLATEEMIRWVTPVKEFMRTAVADTAVRGVPIAAGESVYLSYVSANRDEDVFDDPFRFDVGRDPNKHLAFGYGVHFCLGAALARMEVNSFFTELLPRLESVECAGEPELVATTFVGGLKHLPIRYSLR; encoded by the coding sequence ATGAGCACACCGACCGTCGATCCGGAAACCGCGCAGGCCGTCAAGGTGTTCGCCGACCCCATCGCGTACGCCGACGAGCCGCGGCTGCATGCGGCGCTGGCGCACCTGCGCGCGCACGCACCGGTGTCGTTGGTCGACTGTCCGCCGTACCGGCCGTTCTGGGCGATCACCAAGCACGCCGACGTCATGGAGATCGAGCGGGCCAACGACCTGTTCCTCAACGAGCCGCGGCCGCTGCTGGCCCCCGCCGAGGCCGACGACTTCGCGCGCGCCCAGCTGGACGCCGGGATGGGCCTGCGCACCCTGATCCACATGGACGACCCCCGGCACCGGGTGGTGCGCGCGATCGGTGCCGACTGGTTTCGCCCCAAGGCCATGCGCGCGCTGAAGGTCAGGGTCGACGAGCTGGCCAAGAGCTACGTCGACAAGATGATGGCCGCGGGCGGCGAATGCGATTTCGTGCAGGAGGTCGCCGTGAACTACCCGCTGTACGTGATCTTGTCGCTGCTGGGCCTGCCGGAATCGGATTTCCCGCGCATGCTCAGACTCACCCAGGAACTGTTCGGCGGCGACGACGAGGAGTTCAAGCGGGGCACCACGCCCGAGGAGCAGATGCAGATCCTGCTCGACTTCTTCGGCTACTTCAGCGATCTCACCGCGGCGCGGCGGGCCCACCCCACCGACGACCTGGCGTCGGCGATCGCCAACGCGCGCGTCGACGGCGAGCCGCTGTCGGACGTCGACACGGCCTCCTACTACGTCATCATCGCGACCGCCGGGCACGACACCACGAGCGCCACCATCGCCGGCGGGCTGCAGGCGCTGATCGAAAACCCCGACCAGCGCGCCCGGTTGACCGCCGACCCCGCACTGATGCCGCTGGCGACCGAGGAGATGATCCGCTGGGTGACGCCGGTCAAAGAGTTCATGCGCACCGCGGTCGCCGACACCGCCGTTCGCGGGGTGCCGATCGCCGCGGGCGAATCGGTGTATCTGTCCTACGTGTCGGCGAACCGCGACGAGGACGTGTTCGACGACCCGTTCCGGTTCGATGTCGGCCGAGACCCCAACAAGCACTTGGCCTTTGGCTACGGCGTGCACTTCTGCCTGGGGGCCGCGCTGGCCCGCATGGAGGTGAACAGCTTTTTCACCGAACTGTTGCCCCGGCTGGAGTCCGTCGAGTGCGCCGGGGAACCCGAACTCGTCGCCACCACGTTCGTGGGTGGTCTCAAGCACCTGCCGATTCGGTATTCGCTGCGTTAG
- the mftE gene encoding mycofactocin biosynthesis peptidyl-dipeptidase MftE → MNSSYHHRVPVLGELGTATSSQLSGTAASVMIPLGSTEQHGPHLPLDTDTRIATAVARRARARLGDGWLVAPAIAYGASGEHQSFAGTISLGTEALTLLLVEYGRSAGTWARRLVFVNGHGGNVAALGAAVARLRAEGRDAGWCPCVAPGGDAHAGHTETSVLLHISPADVRTDQWRAGNTAPLPELLGSMRRGGVAAVSPVGVLGDPTTATAAEGERIVAEMVDECVRRVARWGPGPDGMLT, encoded by the coding sequence GTGAATTCGTCCTACCATCACCGAGTGCCCGTACTCGGCGAACTAGGAACAGCGACGTCGAGCCAGCTGTCCGGCACGGCGGCATCGGTCATGATTCCGCTGGGTTCGACCGAGCAACACGGGCCGCACCTGCCGCTGGACACCGACACCCGGATCGCGACGGCGGTCGCCCGGCGCGCTCGCGCGCGCCTCGGCGACGGGTGGCTGGTGGCGCCGGCCATCGCCTACGGCGCGAGCGGCGAGCACCAGAGCTTTGCCGGGACGATCTCGCTCGGCACCGAGGCGCTGACGCTGCTGCTGGTCGAGTACGGCAGGTCGGCGGGCACGTGGGCCCGGCGCCTGGTCTTCGTCAACGGCCACGGCGGCAACGTCGCCGCGCTGGGCGCCGCGGTGGCCAGGCTGCGCGCCGAGGGCCGCGACGCCGGGTGGTGCCCCTGTGTGGCCCCCGGCGGTGACGCCCACGCCGGGCATACCGAAACATCGGTGTTGCTGCATATCTCGCCGGCCGATGTCCGGACCGACCAGTGGCGCGCCGGCAACACCGCACCGTTGCCGGAGTTGCTCGGGTCGATGCGCCGCGGGGGAGTCGCGGCGGTCAGCCCGGTCGGCGTTTTGGGCGACCCGACCACCGCCACCGCCGCCGAGGGCGAGCGCATCGTCGCCGAGATGGTCGACGAGTGTGTCCGCCGCGTCGCCCGCTGGGGACCCGGCCCCGACGGGATGCTGACATGA
- the mftR gene encoding mycofactocin system transcriptional regulator (MftR, the mycofactocin system transcriptional regulator, is an uncharacterized TetR family DNA-binding transcription factor. Its role is inferred by context. It occurs as part of the biosynthesis locus for mycofactocin, a partially characterized electron carrier derived from the terminal Val-Tyr dipeptide of the precursor peptide MftA, through a radical SAM enzyme-mediated process.) produces MPQPRVGRRRSTTPAHITDVAIDLFTARGFADVSVDDVAHAAGISRRTLFRYYASKNAIPWGDFDTHLAHLRDLLDNVDSRVRLGDALRAALLAFNTFDESETARHRQRMRVILQTAELQAYSMTMYAGWREVIAGFVARRCDCKTTDLLPQTAAWTMLGVALSAYEHWLSDESVPLPVALGNAFDVVGAGLNELDT; encoded by the coding sequence ATGCCGCAGCCGCGGGTGGGCAGGCGCCGCTCGACCACGCCGGCCCATATCACCGACGTGGCCATCGACCTGTTCACCGCCCGCGGTTTCGCCGACGTGAGCGTCGACGACGTCGCCCACGCCGCCGGCATCTCCCGCCGCACGCTCTTTCGCTACTACGCGTCCAAGAACGCCATCCCGTGGGGCGATTTCGACACTCACCTCGCCCACCTCCGCGACCTGCTCGACAACGTGGATTCCCGGGTGCGCCTGGGCGATGCCCTGCGCGCGGCGTTGTTGGCGTTCAACACCTTTGACGAGTCCGAGACCGCCCGCCATCGCCAGCGCATGCGGGTGATCCTGCAAACCGCTGAGCTGCAGGCCTATTCGATGACGATGTACGCCGGCTGGCGCGAGGTGATCGCCGGGTTCGTGGCCCGCCGCTGCGATTGCAAGACAACCGACCTGCTGCCGCAGACCGCCGCCTGGACGATGCTGGGGGTGGCGCTGTCGGCCTACGAACACTGGCTCAGCGATGAGTCCGTCCCGCTGCCGGTCGCCCTGGGCAATGCCTTCGACGTGGTCGGCGCGGGGCTCAACGAGCTGGACACTTGA
- the mftD gene encoding pre-mycofactocin synthase MftD (MftD, an enzyme found in the mycofactocin biosynthesis locus, performs an oxidative deamination of 3-amino-5-[(p-hydroxyphenyl)methyl]-4,4-dimethyl-2-pyrrolidinone (AHDP). The resulting compound, now called pre-mycofactocin (PMFT), is a biologically active redox cofactor that can oxidize the non-exchangeable NADH of TIGR03971 family SDR-type oxidoreductases.) — protein sequence MAEKWFETVAIAQQRAKRRLPKSAYSSLISASEKGITVSDNVEAFGELGFAPHVVGAPAKRDMSTSVMGQDISMPVLISPTGVQAVHPDGEVAVARAAAARGTAMGLSSFASKPIEEVIAANPKLFFQLYWLGDRDAIAARVERARAAGAAGLIVTTDWSFSHGRDWGSPSIPEKMDLKTILKMSPEVITKPRWFLQWAKTMRPPELRVPNQGRRGEPGPPFFAAYGEWMGTPPPTWEDIAWLRELWGGPFMLKGVIRVDDAKRAVDAGVSAISVSNHGGNNLDGTPASIRALPAIAAAVGDQVEVLLDGGIRRGSDVVKAVALGARAVMIGRAYLWGLAAAGQPGVENVLDILRGGIDSALMGLGHSSIHDLGPGDILVPPGFTRALGVPPAGG from the coding sequence ATGGCCGAGAAATGGTTTGAAACCGTTGCCATCGCGCAGCAACGCGCCAAGCGCCGGCTGCCGAAATCGGCCTATTCGTCGTTGATTTCGGCCAGCGAAAAGGGAATCACCGTTTCCGACAACGTCGAAGCCTTCGGTGAGCTCGGTTTCGCGCCCCACGTCGTCGGCGCGCCGGCCAAGCGCGACATGTCGACCAGCGTTATGGGGCAGGACATTTCGATGCCCGTCCTGATCTCACCGACCGGCGTGCAGGCCGTGCACCCCGACGGCGAGGTGGCCGTCGCGCGGGCCGCCGCCGCCCGCGGCACCGCCATGGGCCTGTCCTCGTTCGCCAGCAAGCCGATCGAAGAGGTCATCGCGGCGAACCCCAAGCTGTTCTTCCAGCTGTACTGGCTGGGTGACCGCGACGCGATCGCGGCGCGGGTCGAGCGCGCCCGGGCGGCCGGCGCGGCGGGCCTGATCGTCACCACCGACTGGAGCTTCTCGCACGGCCGGGACTGGGGCAGCCCCTCGATCCCGGAGAAGATGGACCTCAAAACCATCCTGAAGATGAGCCCGGAGGTGATCACCAAGCCGCGGTGGTTTCTGCAGTGGGCGAAGACCATGCGGCCGCCGGAGCTGCGGGTGCCCAACCAGGGCCGCCGCGGCGAGCCCGGGCCCCCGTTCTTCGCGGCCTACGGCGAGTGGATGGGCACCCCGCCGCCGACCTGGGAAGACATCGCCTGGCTTCGCGAACTGTGGGGCGGGCCGTTCATGCTCAAGGGCGTGATCCGCGTCGATGACGCCAAAAGGGCTGTGGACGCGGGGGTTTCGGCGATCTCGGTGTCGAATCACGGTGGCAATAACCTGGACGGCACCCCGGCCTCGATCCGCGCCCTGCCGGCGATCGCCGCGGCCGTCGGCGATCAGGTCGAGGTGCTGCTCGACGGCGGCATCCGGCGCGGCAGCGACGTCGTGAAGGCCGTGGCGCTGGGGGCGCGCGCGGTGATGATCGGCCGGGCGTACCTGTGGGGCCTGGCCGCGGCGGGCCAACCGGGCGTGGAGAACGTCCTCGACATTTTGCGTGGCGGCATCGACTCGGCCCTGATGGGTCTGGGACATTCCTCGATCCACGACCTCGGGCCCGGCGACATCCTGGTGCCGCCCGGTTTCACCCGGGCGCTGGGTGTGCCGCCGGCCGGCGGATAA
- the mftA gene encoding mycofactocin precursor MftA (Mycofactocin is a small molecule electron carrier derived from the final two amino acids, Val-Tyr, of MftA, the mycofactocin precursor. It plays a role in redox homeostasis and the metabolism of alcohols and aldehydes in Actinobacteria, including Mycobacterium tuberculosis.), whose product MDHETETDTQLVTETLVEEVSIDGMCGVY is encoded by the coding sequence GTGGACCACGAGACCGAAACTGACACCCAGCTCGTCACCGAGACCCTGGTCGAAGAGGTGTCCATCGACGGCATGTGCGGGGTCTACTGA